A region from the Arachis ipaensis cultivar K30076 chromosome B01, Araip1.1, whole genome shotgun sequence genome encodes:
- the LOC107641978 gene encoding probable receptor-like serine/threonine-protein kinase At5g57670 isoform X2: MVLAYPSKVLVGLSLDSDDSKELLSWAIRVLANPNDSIVAVHVLVTEDKKKRASVRKRQSQLRQAKAHVISMLGEFAQTCWSKQVNLEARVAFSSTVGGGLAEEAKSINADFLLLRGSRNPKNKNGSSKGISKYCFEHAHEGCTVVSVGKFAKAEQDDSEASSKWLSKDDDNQGDKAATFPVLNEFMSDSESKEQNSSPRTVLDALEGQSNSTEDDTFSTMVSSTCTTDTPKRRSKPQSPLRRIASFLGSPFRRKHSMSKNEKAQPLLKCFSYEQIANATNEFHQDNLVGRGGYSEVYKGDLCDGRSIAVKRLAKDNNDPNKEKEFLMELGVIGHVCHPNTASLVGCCVENGLYLVFNYSQNGNLATALHGKGGDSLDWPIRYKIAIGVARGLHYLHKCCKHRIIHRDIKASNVLLGPDYEPQITDFGLAKWLPNKWSHHAVIPVEGTFGYLAPEYFMHGIVDEKTDVFAFGVLLLEIVTGRRPVDSSSQNLLLWAKPLMESGNIGELADPKMDGKYDEEQLYRLVLTASYCVRQNATWRPPMSEVLELLASGNDCEAGKSWRIPKFTSDELDDYSMVFGYDVPSHISLEDFL; encoded by the exons ATGGTGCTTGCTTACCCTTCTAAGGTGCTAGTTGGACTCTCTTTGGACTCAGATGACAGCAAGGAGCTTCTCTCATGGGCAATAAGAGTCCTTGCCAATCCAAATGACAGCATTGTGGCAGTGCATGTTCTTG TTACTGAGGATAAGAAGAAGCGCGCCTCGGTCAGAAAGAGGCAATCACAACTTCGGCAAGCAAAGGCTCATGTCATATCTATGCTTGGAGAATTTGCACAAACATGTTGGTCTAAGCAG GTTAATCTGGAGGCAAGAGTGGCATTCAGTTCCACAGTAGGTGGAGGTTTAGCTGAGGAAGCCAAGTCCATcaatgctgattttcttcttctacGTGGCTCAAGAAATCCAAAAAACAA GAATGGAAGTTCCAAGGGAATTAGCAAGTATTGCTTTGAGCATGCACATGAAGGCTGCACTGTGGTCTCGGTTGGGAAATTCGCCAAGGCAGAGCAAG ATGACAGTGAAGCAAGTTCTAAATGGTTATCTAAGGATGATGACAATCAAGGTGACAAGGCTGCTACCTTCCCTGTTCTGAATGAATTCATGTCTGACTCTGAGTCTAAAGAACAGAACAGTTCGCCAAGAACAGTACTAGATGCGCTGGAAGGGCAATCTAACAGCACAGAAGATGATACATTCAGCACTATGGTCTCAAGCACCTGCACCACAGATACACCTAAGAGAAGATCAAAGCCTCAATCTCCCTTGAGGCGCATAGCCTCCTTCCTCGGATCACCATTCCGAAGAAAACATAGCATGTCCAAGAATGAAAAGGCTCAGCCCTTGTTGAAGTGCTTCAGCTATGAGCAGATAGCCAATGCTACTAATGAATTCCACCAAG ATAATTTGGTCGGGAGAGGCGGATACTCAGAAGTATACAAAGGTGATCTTTGTGATGGAAGAAGCATTGCTGTGAAGAGATTGGCGAAGGACAACAATGATCCTAACAAGGAGAAAGAGTTCCTCATGGAATTGGGAGTTATTGGACATGTCTGCCATCCTAACACTGCATCCTTAGTTGGATGCTGCGTCGAAAATGGACTCTATCTAGTCTTCAATTACTCTCAGAATGGAAACTTGGCAACTGCATTGCACG GTAAAGGTGGAGATTCACTTGACTGGCCAATCAGATACAAGATTGCTATTGGAGTTGCAAGGGGGCTCCATTACCTTCATAAATGTTGCAAACACAGGATAATTCATCGCGATATCAAAGCTTCCAATGTTCTTCTAGGCCCTGATTATGAGCCACAG ATAACAGATTTTGGGCTTGCAAAGTGGCTTCCAAACAAGTGGAGTCATCATGCAGTGATCCCAGTAGAGGGGACATTCGGATACTTAGCACCAGAGTACTTCATGCATGGAATAGTGGATGAGAAAACAGATGTTTTTGCATTTGGTGTTCTTCTTCTTGAGATTGTAACTGGACGCAGACCTGTTGATTCATCAAGCCAAAATCTTCTCCTTTGG GCAAAGCCTCTGATGGAATCAGGGAATATTGGAGAGCTAGCTGATCCAAAAATGGATGGTAAATATGATGAAGAGCAACTCTATAGGTTGGTGCTTACAGCTTCATACTGTGTCAGACAAAATGCCACGTGGCGCCCTCCAATGAGCGAG
- the LOC107641978 gene encoding probable receptor-like serine/threonine-protein kinase At5g57670 isoform X1, whose product MVLAYPSKVLVGLSLDSDDSKELLSWAIRVLANPNDSIVAVHVLVTEDKKKRASVRKRQSQLRQAKAHVISMLGEFAQTCWSKQVNLEARVAFSSTVGGGLAEEAKSINADFLLLRGSRNPKNKNGSSKGISKYCFEHAHEGCTVVSVGKFAKAEQGTSSNPKHSQDDSEASSKWLSKDDDNQGDKAATFPVLNEFMSDSESKEQNSSPRTVLDALEGQSNSTEDDTFSTMVSSTCTTDTPKRRSKPQSPLRRIASFLGSPFRRKHSMSKNEKAQPLLKCFSYEQIANATNEFHQDNLVGRGGYSEVYKGDLCDGRSIAVKRLAKDNNDPNKEKEFLMELGVIGHVCHPNTASLVGCCVENGLYLVFNYSQNGNLATALHGKGGDSLDWPIRYKIAIGVARGLHYLHKCCKHRIIHRDIKASNVLLGPDYEPQITDFGLAKWLPNKWSHHAVIPVEGTFGYLAPEYFMHGIVDEKTDVFAFGVLLLEIVTGRRPVDSSSQNLLLWAKPLMESGNIGELADPKMDGKYDEEQLYRLVLTASYCVRQNATWRPPMSEVLELLASGNDCEAGKSWRIPKFTSDELDDYSMVFGYDVPSHISLEDFL is encoded by the exons ATGGTGCTTGCTTACCCTTCTAAGGTGCTAGTTGGACTCTCTTTGGACTCAGATGACAGCAAGGAGCTTCTCTCATGGGCAATAAGAGTCCTTGCCAATCCAAATGACAGCATTGTGGCAGTGCATGTTCTTG TTACTGAGGATAAGAAGAAGCGCGCCTCGGTCAGAAAGAGGCAATCACAACTTCGGCAAGCAAAGGCTCATGTCATATCTATGCTTGGAGAATTTGCACAAACATGTTGGTCTAAGCAG GTTAATCTGGAGGCAAGAGTGGCATTCAGTTCCACAGTAGGTGGAGGTTTAGCTGAGGAAGCCAAGTCCATcaatgctgattttcttcttctacGTGGCTCAAGAAATCCAAAAAACAA GAATGGAAGTTCCAAGGGAATTAGCAAGTATTGCTTTGAGCATGCACATGAAGGCTGCACTGTGGTCTCGGTTGGGAAATTCGCCAAGGCAGAGCAAGGTACCAGTTCAAATCCAAAGCATTCTCAAG ATGACAGTGAAGCAAGTTCTAAATGGTTATCTAAGGATGATGACAATCAAGGTGACAAGGCTGCTACCTTCCCTGTTCTGAATGAATTCATGTCTGACTCTGAGTCTAAAGAACAGAACAGTTCGCCAAGAACAGTACTAGATGCGCTGGAAGGGCAATCTAACAGCACAGAAGATGATACATTCAGCACTATGGTCTCAAGCACCTGCACCACAGATACACCTAAGAGAAGATCAAAGCCTCAATCTCCCTTGAGGCGCATAGCCTCCTTCCTCGGATCACCATTCCGAAGAAAACATAGCATGTCCAAGAATGAAAAGGCTCAGCCCTTGTTGAAGTGCTTCAGCTATGAGCAGATAGCCAATGCTACTAATGAATTCCACCAAG ATAATTTGGTCGGGAGAGGCGGATACTCAGAAGTATACAAAGGTGATCTTTGTGATGGAAGAAGCATTGCTGTGAAGAGATTGGCGAAGGACAACAATGATCCTAACAAGGAGAAAGAGTTCCTCATGGAATTGGGAGTTATTGGACATGTCTGCCATCCTAACACTGCATCCTTAGTTGGATGCTGCGTCGAAAATGGACTCTATCTAGTCTTCAATTACTCTCAGAATGGAAACTTGGCAACTGCATTGCACG GTAAAGGTGGAGATTCACTTGACTGGCCAATCAGATACAAGATTGCTATTGGAGTTGCAAGGGGGCTCCATTACCTTCATAAATGTTGCAAACACAGGATAATTCATCGCGATATCAAAGCTTCCAATGTTCTTCTAGGCCCTGATTATGAGCCACAG ATAACAGATTTTGGGCTTGCAAAGTGGCTTCCAAACAAGTGGAGTCATCATGCAGTGATCCCAGTAGAGGGGACATTCGGATACTTAGCACCAGAGTACTTCATGCATGGAATAGTGGATGAGAAAACAGATGTTTTTGCATTTGGTGTTCTTCTTCTTGAGATTGTAACTGGACGCAGACCTGTTGATTCATCAAGCCAAAATCTTCTCCTTTGG GCAAAGCCTCTGATGGAATCAGGGAATATTGGAGAGCTAGCTGATCCAAAAATGGATGGTAAATATGATGAAGAGCAACTCTATAGGTTGGTGCTTACAGCTTCATACTGTGTCAGACAAAATGCCACGTGGCGCCCTCCAATGAGCGAG